A window of Mucilaginibacter robiniae genomic DNA:
GCAAAAGAATGAGCTTAGCTGTTTGAATTATATTTTTCGGATTACTTTCGCTGGGTTGCCTACAGCTAGAGAGTGATCGGGAATATCTTTGGTAACTACCGAGCCAGCGCCAATCACACAAGCGTCACCAATAGTTACTCCCGGACAAATAACAGTTCCACCACCAATCCAGCAATCATTACCTATGGTAATTGGCTTAGCAAACTCGGTTGAACGGCGTTCCAGTGCATCCAACGGATGAGTGGCTGTATAAACTTGTACGCCCGGGCCAAAGAACACATTATTGCCGATGGTCACTTTCATTACATCCAACACCACGCAATTCACATTGAAATAGACGTTGGTGCCGCAATACATGTTATAACCATAATCGCAATGAAAGGGCGGCTCTATGTATAAATCCTCTGGTGCATTGGGGAGTAGTTCGCGTAAGATGATTTTGGCATTGTCGTTAAACACGTATTCGGTAACATTTAAACGATGCAGCAAAGTTTTAGCAGCTTTGCGTTCAGCTACCAGTATAGGGTCGTTAGCTAGGTAAGGCTCGCCAGCTAACATCTTTTCTTTTTCTGTTTTCATAAAAAAGGGTACATTGATCAAGATTGTTCAATGTACCCTTTAACTTATAAATTCAGGTAAGAAAATTATTTATTTAAAGCTTGTTTACTGAGTTCAGCGCCAAAGCGATTTTCCTGTATGCGGTCATATTCTTTTACATAGTCGGGGTGTTCGGTACCTAATAGGCGGTCCCAAACACGAAAATACAGGCCGTAATTGCCTTTAAATTTACTATGGTGTAGGTTATGATATACCGACGTGTTTATGATTTCAAACAAAAAAGAATGTCTTAACCAACGTGGCATTACTTCATAACCTAAATGCCCGTAAACATTAATTACAAAACCCAGTACTGTAAACAACAGTATGGTTAAAGGATGTATAGGAAATAAAAAGGCAATAACAAACAGCACAGCACCTTCTACCCAAGCCTCGATAAACTGGAAAGAATACGATGCCCAAGGCGAAGGGTTGGTAGATTGGTGATGCACCAGGTGCGTTAATTTAAATAGCTTTTTGTGGTGCATTATACGGTGCATCCAGTAGAAATAGGTATCATGCACAACAAGGCTTAAGCCTAGGCTAACTCCAATCCACCATAGCGGGTAGGCGTTTATATCGGTGTAAACAAGCGTATGGTTTTTTAAAGGGCTGAATAAAACAATAAAGCCTATAATACCTAATATTGCTGAGGTTTGTACCGAATGGAAAATTTCACGCTTGAAATCTTTAATATCTGCATCTCGTTTCTGGATTTTTGATTTGGCAAACCAAGTGGTGAGTACTTTATAGAAAGCGATAAATGGTAGTCCGGCAATCACAAAATACCGGATAGCCGACATAGTGAAAAGTTCAATTAATATTCTAAGCATCTGTTGCATAACTTCTCTTTGATTACTTATGCAAAGTTAAGCATGCTTAATACGTTGAAAAATTAACAAAGGTTAATTAATGCTTAGGCTGATGCGTGATTCTTTTGCGAATACGGCTTAAAGATACCGGTGTAATGCCCAGCAGGGTAGCCAGGTATTTGTTAGGTACACGGTTATAAATATCCGGTTTTTCTTGAATAAGTTGCAGGTACCTTTCTTCGGACGTGAGCAGCACAAATGCTTCTGTTCTTTCCAACGATTCGGCTAACATGCGTAGTAAAAAGAAGTTGCGGTGCGAAGATAATTTGGGGTTATGATCCAGAATGCTTTCCATTCGGGTATAATCCAGTTCCATCAAAACAGTATCTTCCAGTGCCTGGTAAATAAAACGGGAAGGCTGGTTCAGAATGATGTTATCATGTGATGCTACAAACTGGTTTTCCCAGCGTATAAGCAAGGTAATATCATCGCCATTAGGTTTGATGCAGTAAGCCCGTATTAATCCTTGGCGTATCAACCCTAACTTTTTAGCAGTTGAGCCTTCATCAATATAAATTCCTCCTGCCGGAATATGGCGTGTATGTGCTAGGTTAAACAGTTCTGTTAAATCCGACAAACTAAGGCCTTGGAAGATGCTGAGATAAAATTTGATGTCGTCGGAACTGAGCATGGTTGGTGAGCTATAAAAACAAAAACACGTCATTACGTGGAACGAAGCAATCTCTGAGAAGGTTTCAGTACAATACTATGTTTTCGCAGAGATTACCACGCTATCGCTCGTAATGACGTGTTTTATATTGTTTATTCTAGCTAATCCGCATCCACTTCTTGCATATACATCTCATCAATTACTTGCGCGTATTTTTTTTCAATCACTTTACGTTTGGCTTTTAAGGTTACGGTCATTTCGCCTTCTTCCATACTGAAAGAATTGCGTTTCACTTTGAAATTTTTAATACGTTCAAACTTAGCCAGACCGTTACTTAGTTTACGAATATCCTGGTTCAACCAATCCGTTACCTGTTTATCATGCACAAAGGCATCGGGTTGTTCAAACCAAGCTTCATCGAAACCAAAGGTTTCCTGTAATGATTCTTTAGGCGGAACGATAATAGCAGTTACGTATTCACGACGGTCGCCAATCAAAAATATCTGTTCAATTTTAGGGCTTTTCAGGTAAGCGTTTTCTACTGGTGTAGGATAGATGTTTTTACCATAAGCATTTACCAGCATGTTTTTTAAACGGTCAGTAATTTGCAGATAGCCTTTGTAAAAACGGCCAATATCACCACTGTGAAACCAGCCTTCCGGGTCAATAGCAGCTTTGGTTTCTTCCGGCTTGTTCCAGTATCCCTTCATCACCGCAACACCTTTCATGATGATTTCACCTTCTTCAGATATCAAGTTCGGGTCTAATGAATCATGTGTTTGAATGGTGTAGATTTTGCCGGTTTCAATATTCTGAATTGCCATTTCAGTACCCGGTAAAATACGTCCTGCGGTACCATACACCTGGCGGTCAAATTCAGTTACACATACCGGACCCGTGGTTTCTGTTAAACCATAACCTTCCAGTACCGGAATACCAATGTTGCCGAAAAACTCGCCTACATTTTTAGGCAATGCACCACCGCCCGAAATCAGGAACTTTAAGTGGCCACCGGTTTTTTCTTTAATCTTGCTGAATACCAATTTTTCAGCATACTCCCGTTGCTTACGTAACAGGAAGTTTGGCTTCTTACCGCTTTCCAATGCTTCGCGGTACTTACGGCCCACATCAAACGACCAGTTGAATATTTTAGTTTTGATACCTCCGGCAGTGCTGCCGTTTTTCATGGCACGATCGTGAATACGCTCCAGCAAACGAGGTACGCAGTTCATGATGGTAGGCTGTACCTCTACCATATTTTTGGCCAGTAGCTCTAGGCTTTGCGCAAAAGCAATACGGCTGCCTGCACCCAAACACATATAGTAGGTAGCTGCCCGTTCAAACACATGCGATAAGGGCAGGAATGATAGGAAGGTATCATCTTTATCCACATTTGAAATCTGGAACAAACCCGACCACACCGTTTCCACAAAGTTGCTGTGCATCAGCATAACTCCCTTGGGCGTACCTGTGGTGCCTGAAGTATAAATCAGACAAGAAAGATCAGACGGTAAAATGGCCTCACGTGCAATATCAATTGCTTGATGGTATTGGCTTACTATAGCGCGGCCTTCTTCCAGCATTTCATTAAAGCTGATTACGCCGGCATTCAGGCTTACCTTTTCTGTATATTTTTCGTAATCATCAAAAACTGGGATAATGCGCAGCAGCGATGGGCAGTTGTTAGCTACTTTCAATACCTTACGCAACAAAAATGGGTTGCCAATCAGCAACGCTTTCATACCCGAATCATTAATGATGTATTCAGTTTCGGCTTCGGTAAGGGTAGGGTATATGGAAGCGTTAATAGCACCAATTTGTTGCAGGGCCTGATCGTAGTAAATATACTCAGGACCGTTTTCTATTACTAATCCTAAGCGGTCACCTTTTTGAATGCCCATCTCTAAAAACCAAGCCGAAATGGCATCAATCTTTTCCAAGGCTTCACGATAAGATATATCAATCCAGCTATCGTTTACTTTGTGCGTTAAGAATGGATGGGTGTCGGGATGAATATTTGCTACTACATTCCGTATCAACTGCGGAACAGTGGTTGGTCTTTTAACCGGGTTCATCAAAGTTTAAATTTTTGGCTTATAATTAACAAACTTAGAGTATTTAGTAACAAAAACAAAAAAGGGCATCTATGGATGCCCTTTTAATATCGGAGTGTAATATAAATTTATACCGAAAAGCTTTCGCCACATCCGCAAGTACGGCTGGCATTAGGATTATGGAAGTTAAAACCTTTACCATTCAGACCATCTGAAAAGTCAAGCTCTGTACCGGCCAAATATAAAAATGACTTCATATCCAGTGCTATACGGACGCCTTTATCCTCAAAAAACTGATCGCCTTTACGGGATTCATTATCAAAATCCATATTGTAGGATAAGCCTGAACAGCCGCCGCCCTGAACTGATACCCGTAAAAAATACGAGCTATCCAGCTCTGCATCCTGCATCAGGTGTTCAATTTTATCTTTCGCTTTATCTGTTACAGTAACCATAGTAATTGCGTGTTAAGAAGTTGCGAGTTACGGGTAAAATATTAAACTAAATAAAGTTGCGTATTAAAACTCGCAACCGACATCCCGAAACTCGTAACCATAATTAATGGTGTGATTTTTCCAGCTCGATAGGGGCTAAGCCGTTTTTAACGCGGTAATCGTTAATGGCAGCTTTGATGGCATCTTCAGCTAATACAGAGCAGTGGATTTTTACCGGAGGTAAAGCCAACTCTTCTACAATGTCCATATTGTCGATAGTAATAGCCTCGTCAATGCTTTTACCTTTTAGCCATTCGGTAGCTAATGATGAAGAAGCGATAGCCGAACCGCAACCAAAGGTTTTGAATTTAGCATCGGTAATTACATTGTTTTCATCTACCTGAATTTGCAAACGCATTACGTCGCCACATTCAGGAGCACCTACTAAGCCAGTACCTACCTGGGTACTGCTTTTATCTAAAGTACCCACGTTACGAGGGTTAGTGTAATGGTCAATTACTTTATCTGAATAAGCCATAGCTTTAAAATTTAAGTTTAATGTTGTCTGATGTTGTAAATTACTTTGTTTGATAGTTTACAACATCAGTTAAAAATTATATCTCAATTTACATTCCAAACTCGAACTATACATCCGAAATCTGAAACTAAAATTAATGTTCTGCCCACTCAATAGAGTTCAGGTCGATGCCTTCTTTAAACATTTCCCACAATGGTGAAAGTTCGCGAAGGTGAGTAACTGCTTTTTTAGTTACCTCGATAGCATAATCTACTTCTTCTTCGGTAGTGAAACGGCCTAAACCAAAACGGATAGAAGAGTGTGCTAAATCGTCTGATAAACCTAAGCTCTTTAATACATAAGATGGTTCTAATGAAGCTGAAGTACAAGCTGAACCTGATGATACCGCTAAATCTTTCATCGCCATCATTAAGCCTTCGCCTTCTACATACTTGAAAGAAACATTTGCTACGTGTGGTAAACGGTGTGCAACGTTTCCGTTTACATAGCTTTCTTCCAGCTCTGTTAAAGAAGCTTGCAATTTATCTCGCAGGGCTGATAAACGTGCAGCTTCGCTCTCCATTTCGTTGTATGCCAGTTCGCAAGCTTTACCTAAACCTACAATACCCGGAACATTTAAGGTACCTGAACGCATACCGCGCTCGTGGCCGCCGCCGTCCATTTGAGCGGTAACTTTCACTCTTGGTCCTTTACGACGAACGTATAAAGCGCCTACACCTTTAGGTCCATACATTTTATGAGCTGATAAAGCCAGTAAATCAATACCGTCTTTATTGACATCAACCGGAATTTTACCTACTGCTTGTGTAGCATCGGTCATGAACAGGGCACCGTGTTTGTGGGCAATGTCAGCAATTTCTCTTACCGGCTGAACAACACCAATCTCGTTATTGCCGTACATGATTGAAACCAAAATGGTTTCAGGAGTCATGGCTGCTTCTAAAGCTTCCAGGTCAACTAACCCATCTTTTTGTACCTGCAGGTAAGTTACTTTACCGCCTAATTTTTCAACGTGTTTGCACGCATCTAAAACAGCTTTATGTTCAGTAACCGCAGTAATAATGTGGTTACCTTTATCTTTGTACATCTCGAATACGCCTTTGATAGCCAGGTTGTCTGACTCGGTAGCGCCCGAGGTGAAAATAATTTCCTTTTCGCTGGCGCCAATCAGTTTAGCTACCTGCTCGCGTGCATAATCTACGCCCTCTTCGGCTACCCAGCCAAAATGGTGATTACGGCTGGCTGCATTACCAAACTTTTGGGTAAAATATGGCAGCATAGCTTCCAGCACCCGTGGGTCCATAGGTGTGGTGGCGTTGTTATCTAAATATATCGGAAGATTCATACTCATCAAATTAACATCACAAAGGTAAGTAAAGTTTTAGCTTAAAGTTAGCTATATGCCGCCATATTTAGCTATCAACAGTCATGCTTTTGTTATATTTAGAAAGGGTATAAATATTATGGTGAATGGTGGGTAGTTACTGGTGAGTAGCTGTTTTTCATAGAGACAGAATCAATGTACCATAATGGCTTCTTCTGCCGGATCAGGTTTGAAGTGTTCCTTAATATTTTTGCGTCCGATAAATAAAGCCAGTACACCGATAAGGGATGTGCCGGCTATAATGGCTGCCATTGGCATAGCCGAACGTGTGTTAAACAAGCTTACACCTGCCGAAGCTAATGCGCCTAAACCTAACTGCATAGCGCCCATTAATGAGGAGGCTGTACCAGCGTTTTTTGAAAACGGCGC
This region includes:
- a CDS encoding sugar O-acetyltransferase, which encodes MKTEKEKMLAGEPYLANDPILVAERKAAKTLLHRLNVTEYVFNDNAKIILRELLPNAPEDLYIEPPFHCDYGYNMYCGTNVYFNVNCVVLDVMKVTIGNNVFFGPGVQVYTATHPLDALERRSTEFAKPITIGNDCWIGGGTVICPGVTIGDACVIGAGSVVTKDIPDHSLAVGNPAKVIRKI
- a CDS encoding sterol desaturase family protein, with translation MLRILIELFTMSAIRYFVIAGLPFIAFYKVLTTWFAKSKIQKRDADIKDFKREIFHSVQTSAILGIIGFIVLFSPLKNHTLVYTDINAYPLWWIGVSLGLSLVVHDTYFYWMHRIMHHKKLFKLTHLVHHQSTNPSPWASYSFQFIEAWVEGAVLFVIAFLFPIHPLTILLFTVLGFVINVYGHLGYEVMPRWLRHSFLFEIINTSVYHNLHHSKFKGNYGLYFRVWDRLLGTEHPDYVKEYDRIQENRFGAELSKQALNK
- a CDS encoding Crp/Fnr family transcriptional regulator, whose protein sequence is MLSSDDIKFYLSIFQGLSLSDLTELFNLAHTRHIPAGGIYIDEGSTAKKLGLIRQGLIRAYCIKPNGDDITLLIRWENQFVASHDNIILNQPSRFIYQALEDTVLMELDYTRMESILDHNPKLSSHRNFFLLRMLAESLERTEAFVLLTSEERYLQLIQEKPDIYNRVPNKYLATLLGITPVSLSRIRKRITHQPKH
- a CDS encoding AMP-dependent synthetase/ligase; this translates as MNPVKRPTTVPQLIRNVVANIHPDTHPFLTHKVNDSWIDISYREALEKIDAISAWFLEMGIQKGDRLGLVIENGPEYIYYDQALQQIGAINASIYPTLTEAETEYIINDSGMKALLIGNPFLLRKVLKVANNCPSLLRIIPVFDDYEKYTEKVSLNAGVISFNEMLEEGRAIVSQYHQAIDIAREAILPSDLSCLIYTSGTTGTPKGVMLMHSNFVETVWSGLFQISNVDKDDTFLSFLPLSHVFERAATYYMCLGAGSRIAFAQSLELLAKNMVEVQPTIMNCVPRLLERIHDRAMKNGSTAGGIKTKIFNWSFDVGRKYREALESGKKPNFLLRKQREYAEKLVFSKIKEKTGGHLKFLISGGGALPKNVGEFFGNIGIPVLEGYGLTETTGPVCVTEFDRQVYGTAGRILPGTEMAIQNIETGKIYTIQTHDSLDPNLISEEGEIIMKGVAVMKGYWNKPEETKAAIDPEGWFHSGDIGRFYKGYLQITDRLKNMLVNAYGKNIYPTPVENAYLKSPKIEQIFLIGDRREYVTAIIVPPKESLQETFGFDEAWFEQPDAFVHDKQVTDWLNQDIRKLSNGLAKFERIKNFKVKRNSFSMEEGEMTVTLKAKRKVIEKKYAQVIDEMYMQEVDAD
- a CDS encoding HesB/IscA family protein; translated protein: MVTVTDKAKDKIEHLMQDAELDSSYFLRVSVQGGGCSGLSYNMDFDNESRKGDQFFEDKGVRIALDMKSFLYLAGTELDFSDGLNGKGFNFHNPNASRTCGCGESFSV
- the iscU gene encoding Fe-S cluster assembly scaffold IscU, with the translated sequence MAYSDKVIDHYTNPRNVGTLDKSSTQVGTGLVGAPECGDVMRLQIQVDENNVITDAKFKTFGCGSAIASSSLATEWLKGKSIDEAITIDNMDIVEELALPPVKIHCSVLAEDAIKAAINDYRVKNGLAPIELEKSHH
- a CDS encoding IscS subfamily cysteine desulfurase — protein: MNLPIYLDNNATTPMDPRVLEAMLPYFTQKFGNAASRNHHFGWVAEEGVDYAREQVAKLIGASEKEIIFTSGATESDNLAIKGVFEMYKDKGNHIITAVTEHKAVLDACKHVEKLGGKVTYLQVQKDGLVDLEALEAAMTPETILVSIMYGNNEIGVVQPVREIADIAHKHGALFMTDATQAVGKIPVDVNKDGIDLLALSAHKMYGPKGVGALYVRRKGPRVKVTAQMDGGGHERGMRSGTLNVPGIVGLGKACELAYNEMESEAARLSALRDKLQASLTELEESYVNGNVAHRLPHVANVSFKYVEGEGLMMAMKDLAVSSGSACTSASLEPSYVLKSLGLSDDLAHSSIRFGLGRFTTEEEVDYAIEVTKKAVTHLRELSPLWEMFKEGIDLNSIEWAEH